A region from the Silene latifolia isolate original U9 population chromosome 7, ASM4854445v1, whole genome shotgun sequence genome encodes:
- the LOC141591645 gene encoding small ribosomal subunit protein uS11z: MSKRKTREPKEETVTLGPAVREGEFVFGVAHIFASFNDTFIHVTDLSGRETLVRITGGMKVKADRDESSPYAAMLAAQDVSQRCKELGITALHIKLRATGGNKTKTPGPGAQSALRALARSGMRIGRIEDVTPIPTDSTRRKGGRRGRRL; this comes from the exons ATG TCTAAGAGAAAGACTAGAGAGCCCAAGGAGGAAACTGTGACCCTCGGTCCTGCTGTGCGGGAAGGCGAGTTTGTGTTTGGTGTTGCCCACATTTTCGCCTCGTTCAATGATACCTTCATT CATGTTACTGATTTATCTGGCAGGGAGACATTGGTTAGAATTACTG GTGGAATGAAGGTTAAAGCTGACAGAGATGAGTCATCTCCGTATGCAGCTATGCTTGCAGCACAAGATGTCTCACAAAGATGCAAG GAACTAGGCATCACAGCTCTTCACATCAAGCTTCGTGCTACTGGTGGAAACAAGACAAAGACTCCTGGTCCTGGTGCCCAATCTGCCCTTCGAGCTCTTGCTCGTTCTGGAATGAGAATTGGACGCATTG AGGATGTGACACCAATCCCCACCGACAGCACCAGAAGAAAGGGTGGACGAAGAGGAAGAAGGCTCTAG
- the LOC141591644 gene encoding peroxidase 57-like, with protein sequence MKSNFISSLLIIELILVSAHVISSQPISPSPSPTPAPAPAPGPGPSSAPYVSSSGLQVGYYKGKCNSVVDVEAIVLAKTQQAFIKDPTLLPALLRLQFHDCFVYGCDASLLISGPTTEQAADPNGSVRGYDVIEAIKTAVEAECPGVVSCADITALATGFILQLGGGPTYAVETGRKDGLVSNKDDVDLPSPTMTIAESSAFFAARNFTLEEMVVLLGCHSVGVTHCKQVEDRVYKSGALYDPLMDSALRTVLTSRCPEGTNSVNTVFLNQDPKNNNTVDNSFYNQLNKNRGILALDQLLARDPLTTDIVDKFALDNAAFNAALAKAMIKLQAFKVLIGDAGNIRKVCSKLN encoded by the exons atgaaGTCCAATTTTATTTCTAGCTTACTAATTATCGAGCTTATATTGGTATCGGCTCATGTCATTTCAAGCCAACCTATAAGCCCTTCACCGTCTCCAACTCCAGCTCCAGCTCCGGCTCCAGGTCCTGGACCGTCATCTGCGCCTTATGTATCGTCCTCTGGACTACAAGTTGGTTACTACAAAGGGAAATGCAACAGTGTGGTTGATGTTGAGGCGATCGTCTTGGCTAAAACCCAACAAGCTTTTATCAAGGATCCTACCCTTCTTCCGGCTCTTCTTCGTCTACAATTTCATGATTGTTTCGTCTAC GGTTGTGATGCATCTCTTTTGATATCCGGACCAACAACAGAACAAGCAGCCGATCCTAATGGTAGCGTAAGAGGATATGATGTTATAGAGGCGATAAAGACTGCTGTAGAAGCCGAATGCCCTGGTGTCGTCTCATGCGCTGACATTACTGCCCTTGCTACCGGATTTATCCTTCAGCTG GGTGGAGGACCAACTTATGCTGTGGAAACCGGGCGAAAGGACGGACTTGTCTCGAACAAAGACGATGTTGACCTTCCGTCTCCTACAATGACAATCGCCGAGAGTTCTGCCTTTTTTGCAGCCAGAAACTTCACTTTAGAAGAAATGGTTGTTCTTCTAG GTTGTCACAGTGTCGGAGTAACACACTGTAAGCAGGTTGAGGACAGGGTATACAAGTCCGGCGCTCTGTATGACCCGCTGATGGACTCGGCCCTACGTACCGTGCTAACTAGTCGATGTCCTGAGGGAACGAATTCAGTGAACACGGTTTTTCTAAACCAAGACCCGAAAAATAACAACACAGTTGACAATAGTTTCTACAATCAGCTCAATAAGAACAGAGGAATTCTTGCCCTTGATCAATTACTCGCACGAGACCCTTTAACTACTGACATTGTCGACAAATTTGCGCTTGATAATGCCGCGTTCAATGCTGCATTAGCCAAGGCTATGATTAAGCTTCAGGCTTTTAAAGTTCTTATTGGTGATGCCGGTAATATCAGGAAGGTTTGCAGCAAGCTGAACTAA
- the LOC141589680 gene encoding uncharacterized protein LOC141589680 has product MADMMIKDLILPSLHWNTDLINVLFDGEWARKICAMPICVSTSNDYVFWKHTPSRIYSVKSGYAICLSTHLSRYSTPKDLNRINYPVKAFCKRKLWHLPGPQVWKILLWKIITDSLSVGAEFARRNIVMDQMCPLCCVPDSIETLDHLFRDCVLVKRLWACSSLGISTNFTDCICLRDWIINWILFFDSKENSSSSIILFLSMVWSIWRVRNEVIFSGKTFSVDYFYNLQACVAKAALEAEEFATSKASRLGQSSFNPLDTIRSDIRNHFPFFMVGEKGACKCFRAKVDASWVDFSRASLGWVVYSPEGVRYCTFARSFVAESAIQAEAMGIRDLITWALGHNILYLDISSDCLQLLLQLAGVELPHHLTKGLLQDIEHFFTFFHCLCFTFLPRHLNMVAHNLARAELGL; this is encoded by the coding sequence ATGGCTGATATGATGATTAAGGACCTTATTTTACCCTCTTTGCATTGGAATACTGATCTTATTAATGTCCTGTTTGACGGTGAGTGGGCTAGGAAAATTTGTGCTATGCCTATTTGTGTCTCTACTTCTAATGACTATGTCTTTTGGAAGCACACGCCTTCTAGGATTTATTCGGTGAAGAGTGGGTATGCTATTTGTCTATCAACACACCTTAGTAGGTATAGTACTCCAAAAGATTTGAACCGAATCAACTATCCTGTAAAGGCTTTCTGTAAACGAAAGCTATGGCATCTTCCCGGTCCTCAGGTATGGAAAATCCTTCTTTGGAAAATTATTACTGACTCTCTTTCGGTGGGAGCAGAATTTGCTCGAAGAAATATTGTCATGGATCAGATGTGCCCTTTGTGTTGCGTTCCCGACTCCATTGAGACTCTTGATCACCTTTTCCGTGATTGTGTTTTGGTGAAGCGTTTATGGGCTTGCTCCTCTCTTGGTATTTCCACGAACTTCACTGACTGTATCTGTCTACGGGATTGGATTATTAATTGGATCTTGTTTTTCGATTCAAAGGAGAACTCGTCATCCTCTATAATTCTCTTCCTCTCTATGGTATGGAGTATTTGGCGTGTTCGAAATGAGGTAATTTTTTCAGGTAAGACGTTCTCGGTGGACTATTTTTATAACCTTCAAGCTTGTGTGGCTAAAGCTGCTTTAGAGGCCGAGGAGTTCGCTACTTCTAAGGCTTCGCGTCTGGGGCAGTCTTCCTTTAATCCTTTGGACACCATTAGAAGTGATATTAGAAATCACTTTCCTTTTTTCATGGTGGGGGAAAAAGGTGCTTGTAAGTGTTTTCGTGCAAAAGTTGATGCTAGTTGGGTTGATTTTTCTCGAGCTTCTTTGGGGTGGGTGGTATATTCGCCTGAGGGAGTTCGGTACTGCACTTTTGCTCGTAGTTTTGTCGCCGAGTCTGCTATCCAAGCCGAAGCTATGGGAATTCGAGATCTTATCACATGGGCTTTGGGTCATAACATCCTGTATTTGGACATCTCCTCTGACTGtcttcaacttcttcttcaacTTGCGGGGGTGGAATTGCCTCACCACTTGACTAAGGGATTGTTGCAGGACATCGAGCACttttttacgttttttcattGTCTTTGTTTCACTTTCTTACCTCGCCATCTTAATATGGTTGCCCATAACTTAGCTAGAGCTGAATTGGGTTTGTAA
- the LOC141590868 gene encoding peroxidase 57-like: MVRASSSTSILALGFLLMTLVANCYGELRLNYYTSKCGKVNVEEAVFYIVKEHYIEEKDTVADLVRLQFHDCFVRGCDASILLQGRTAELASAKDATIAGLDVVEEIKVTLDKYCPGVVSCADIIVLAARSAVYLGGAKWYDVETGRKDGRISSASEAQNALPGPNIPVGSAIKLFAQYGLNTEDFVVLLGCHTVGTAHCPSFEDRLYYYNGANGRSDPTINPTFLSLLKKTCPRGSNNQAFLDQTKGSEFVMDNGFFKRILEGKGTLKIDQAMAYDPQTTKIVQSLAYNPTLFGAKIGPAMRKMAKIGVILNGEVRLGTCTKVR, from the exons ATGGTTAGAGCAAGTTCATCAACTTCAATTTTAGCCCTAGGGTTCCTACTAATGACCCTTGTTGCCAATTGCTATGGTGAACTACGACTAAATTACTACACAAGTAAGTGTGGTAAGGTTAATGTCGAGGAAGCTGTTTTCTATATCGTCAAGGAACATTATATCGAGGAGAAAGATACCGTTGCTGATCTTGTTCGCCTTCAATTCCATGACTGCTTTGTTAGG GGATGTGATGCATCGATTCTACTACAAGGCCGAACAGCAGAGTTGGCATCAGCCAAAGACGCGACTATAGCTGGATTGGACGTCGTAGAGGAAATTAAAGTCACACTCGATAAATATTGTCCCGGAGTTGTTTCATGTGCTGATATCATTGTCCTAGCTGCAAGATCTGCTGTTTACTTG GGTGGAGCAAAATGGTACGATGTCGAAACAGGAAGAAAAGACGGTCGAATCTCGAGTGCAAGTGAAGCTCAAAATGCACTTCCTGGACCAAATATTCCAGTCGGAAGTGCCATCAAACTCTTTGCTCAATATGGTCTTAATACTGAGGACTTTGTTGTCCTTCTAG GTTGTCACACAGTCGGAACAGCACATTGTCCCAGCTTCGAGGACCGTTTATACTACTACAACGGCGCAAATGGAAGATCCGACCCAACCATAAACCCGACCTTTCTTTCTCTACTAAAGAAGACATGCCCTCGCGGttccaacaatcaagcattctTGGATCAAACTAAGGGAAGCGAATTCGTCATGGACAATGGTTTCTTTAAACGAATTTTGGAGGGCAAAGGTACTTTGAAAATTGATCAAGCCATGGCATATGATCCTCAAACCACCAAAATCGTCCAAAGTTTGGCATACAACCCTACATTATTCGGAGCTAAAATTGGTCCGGCGATGCGTAAAATGGCTAAGATCGGAGTTATTCTTAACGGAGAGGTTCGGTTGGGAACTTGCACAAAAGTTCGCTAA